A single genomic interval of Rhizobium leguminosarum bv. trifolii WSM1325 harbors:
- a CDS encoding beta-galactosidase (KEGG: rec:RHECIAT_CH0003911 beta-glucosidase protein~TIGRFAM: beta-galactosidase~PFAM: glycoside hydrolase family 1) produces the protein MIDPKKLAERFPGDFIFGVATAAFQIEGASKADGRKPSIWDAFCNMPGRVHNRDNGDVACDHYNRLEQDLDLIKEMGVEAYRFSIAWPRIIPDGTGPVNEAGLDFYDRLVDGCKARGIKTFATLYHWDLPLLLAGEGGWTARSTAYAFQRYAKTVMNRLGDRLDRVATFNEPWCIVWLSHLYGIHAPGERNMQAALHAMHYMNLAHGLGVEAIRSEAPNVPVGLVLNAASIIPGSDSPADLAAGERAHQFHNGAFFDPVFKGEYPKEFVAALGDRMPVIEDGDLKLISQKLDWWGLNYYKPERVTDDAERKGDFPWTVEAPPASDVKTDIGWEIYAPGLKLSIEDLYRRYELPECYITENGACDNTDVIDGEVDDTMRLDYVGDHLEIVAGLIKDGYPLRGYFAWSLMDNFEWAEGYRMRFGLVHVDYETQLRTVKKSGKWYRQLAAQFPKGNHKAV, from the coding sequence ATGATCGATCCGAAGAAACTCGCGGAGCGCTTTCCCGGCGACTTCATTTTCGGCGTTGCCACCGCTGCCTTCCAGATCGAAGGCGCCAGCAAAGCTGATGGCCGCAAGCCATCCATCTGGGATGCTTTCTGCAATATGCCTGGCCGCGTCCATAATCGCGATAACGGCGATGTTGCCTGCGATCACTACAATCGCCTGGAACAGGACCTCGATCTCATCAAGGAGATGGGTGTCGAAGCCTACCGGTTCTCGATTGCCTGGCCGCGCATTATCCCGGACGGCACGGGTCCGGTGAACGAGGCCGGCCTCGATTTCTACGACCGGCTGGTCGACGGCTGCAAGGCGCGCGGTATCAAGACCTTCGCGACGCTCTACCACTGGGATCTGCCTCTGTTGCTCGCCGGCGAGGGCGGGTGGACCGCGCGCTCGACCGCCTATGCGTTTCAGCGCTATGCCAAGACGGTGATGAACCGCCTTGGCGATCGCCTCGACCGGGTCGCGACCTTCAACGAACCCTGGTGCATCGTCTGGCTCAGCCACCTCTACGGCATCCATGCTCCGGGCGAGCGCAACATGCAGGCTGCCCTTCACGCCATGCATTACATGAACCTTGCCCACGGCCTCGGCGTCGAGGCGATCCGCTCGGAAGCGCCCAATGTGCCGGTCGGCCTCGTGCTCAATGCCGCCTCGATCATTCCCGGCTCCGACAGCCCGGCCGACCTTGCCGCGGGCGAGCGGGCGCATCAGTTCCACAACGGCGCTTTCTTCGATCCCGTCTTCAAGGGTGAATATCCGAAGGAATTCGTCGCGGCGCTCGGCGACCGCATGCCTGTCATCGAGGATGGCGACCTGAAGCTCATCAGCCAGAAACTCGATTGGTGGGGCCTGAACTATTATAAGCCCGAACGCGTCACCGACGATGCCGAACGCAAAGGCGATTTCCCCTGGACGGTGGAGGCGCCGCCGGCAAGCGACGTCAAGACCGATATCGGCTGGGAAATCTATGCGCCGGGCCTGAAGCTCTCGATCGAGGATCTCTACCGCCGCTACGAACTGCCGGAATGCTACATCACCGAGAACGGCGCCTGCGACAACACCGATGTCATCGACGGCGAGGTCGACGATACGATGCGCCTCGACTATGTCGGAGATCACCTCGAAATCGTTGCCGGCCTCATCAAGGACGGCTATCCCCTACGCGGCTATTTCGCCTGGAGCCTGATGGATAATTTCGAATGGGCGGAAGGCTACCGCATGCGCTTCGGCCTGGTCCATGTCGATTATGAAACCCAGCTGCGCACGGTGAAGAAGAGCGGCAAGTGGTATCGCCAACTCGCGGCGCAATTCCCGAAGGGCAATCACAAGGCGGTTTAG
- a CDS encoding DoxX family protein (PFAM: DoxX family protein~KEGG: rec:RHECIAT_CH0003912 hypothetical conserved membrane protein), whose translation MLSSVHSLQPHLLSLLRIVSSLVLFSYGTQKILHFPAAASVPPAGSLPWIAGLLELTFGFLVLVGFQTRIAAFVLSGLMAVAYFIAHASKGIYPAQNGGVAAILFCFVFLYLVAAGAGPLSVDNLLKRGRTAAV comes from the coding sequence ATGCTCTCTTCGGTCCATTCGCTGCAGCCTCATCTGCTGAGCCTGTTGCGCATTGTCTCGTCACTTGTACTTTTCAGCTATGGAACACAGAAGATCCTGCATTTTCCGGCTGCGGCAAGCGTGCCGCCCGCAGGCTCGCTGCCCTGGATTGCCGGCCTGCTCGAACTCACCTTCGGGTTCCTGGTGCTTGTCGGATTCCAGACCCGTATCGCCGCCTTCGTGCTCTCCGGCCTGATGGCCGTCGCCTATTTCATCGCACATGCATCGAAGGGCATCTACCCCGCCCAGAACGGCGGCGTCGCGGCGATCCTGTTCTGCTTCGTGTTTCTTTATCTGGTGGCGGCAGGTGCCGGACCGTTGAGCGTCGACAACCTGCTGAAGCGTGGCCGCACTGCTGCGGTCTGA
- a CDS encoding 2-dehydro-3-deoxyphosphogluconate aldolase/4-hydroxy-2-oxoglutarate aldolase (KEGG: rec:RHECIAT_CH0003906 2-dehydro-3-deoxyphosphogluconate aldolase protein~TIGRFAM: 2-dehydro-3-deoxyphosphogluconate aldolase/4-hydroxy-2-oxoglutarate aldolase~PFAM: KDPG and KHG aldolase) encodes MGEKTEKLLSILKLQPVVPVLIVDDAKSAVLLARALVAGGLKAIEITMRTPAALEAVRAVAAEVEGAEVGAGTILNVAHWEAAVEAGSKFIVSPGTTQELLDAAADSDVPLLPGAATASEVMALREEGYQVLKFFPAEQAGGAAYLKALSSPLAGTLFCPTGGISLKNANDYLSLPNVICVGGSWVAPKELVAAGDWAGITRLAAEAAALKA; translated from the coding sequence ATGGGCGAGAAAACAGAGAAGCTCCTTTCCATCCTGAAACTCCAGCCTGTCGTTCCGGTCTTGATCGTCGACGATGCGAAATCGGCGGTTCTGCTGGCCCGGGCGCTCGTCGCGGGCGGCCTGAAGGCGATCGAGATCACCATGCGCACGCCGGCGGCACTCGAGGCCGTGCGTGCCGTCGCCGCCGAGGTCGAAGGAGCCGAAGTCGGCGCCGGCACGATCCTCAATGTCGCCCATTGGGAAGCCGCCGTCGAGGCTGGGTCGAAGTTCATCGTCAGCCCGGGCACGACGCAGGAACTGCTCGATGCCGCCGCCGATTCCGACGTGCCGCTGCTTCCGGGGGCCGCGACCGCCAGTGAAGTCATGGCGTTGCGCGAGGAAGGCTACCAGGTGCTGAAATTCTTCCCGGCGGAGCAGGCCGGCGGCGCCGCTTATCTCAAGGCGCTGTCCTCGCCGCTTGCTGGCACCTTGTTCTGCCCGACCGGCGGCATCTCGCTGAAGAACGCCAATGATTATCTCTCGCTGCCGAACGTCATCTGCGTCGGCGGTTCGTGGGTGGCGCCGAAGGAACTGGTCGCGGCCGGCGACTGGGCTGGCATCACCAGGCTCGCGGCAGAGGCTGCCGCATTGAAGGCCTGA
- a CDS encoding CHAD domain containing protein (PFAM: CHAD domain containing protein~KEGG: ret:RHE_CH03637 hypothetical protein) produces the protein MAYRIRPDADFTEAFRSVATKQLEHAVTILDERPDGAHEAIHSFRKNLKRLRSLYRLVARDVPDFQRRENARLRDAARSLSAIRDAAALIGTAQYLQHAARENEESEALGRIVTILEGRRDWMAEAESGLEQRLAETSGVLKQAIAALDAVSFDGGHRKNARMLAKSWRRTARKAKAALAACHGGASADDFHDLRKRTYDYRLYHALLRDVWPGAMKAKRDAAKELVEDLGHIHDLTVLSELVEAEPQLFTRNDDLAHLLDIIIFRQQEDRRQALIKAEAVFADDADEEAQRIELLWLMAGN, from the coding sequence ATGGCCTATCGCATTCGGCCTGACGCCGATTTCACCGAGGCGTTCCGTAGCGTCGCGACCAAGCAGCTGGAACACGCCGTCACCATCCTCGATGAACGCCCGGATGGCGCGCATGAGGCGATCCATTCATTCCGCAAGAATCTGAAACGACTACGCTCGCTCTACCGTCTCGTGGCCCGCGACGTGCCGGATTTCCAGCGCCGCGAAAACGCAAGGCTGCGCGATGCCGCACGCTCGCTTTCGGCGATCCGCGACGCTGCCGCCCTTATCGGCACCGCCCAATATCTGCAGCATGCAGCCCGCGAGAACGAGGAGAGCGAGGCGCTCGGCCGCATCGTCACCATTCTCGAAGGGCGCCGTGACTGGATGGCGGAAGCCGAAAGCGGCCTGGAACAGCGGCTGGCGGAAACCTCCGGCGTTCTGAAGCAGGCGATCGCCGCCTTGGACGCCGTCTCCTTTGATGGCGGACACCGCAAGAATGCCCGCATGCTGGCAAAAAGCTGGCGCCGCACCGCACGGAAGGCCAAGGCGGCGCTTGCGGCCTGCCACGGCGGGGCATCGGCCGACGATTTCCACGATCTGCGCAAACGCACCTACGACTATCGGCTCTACCATGCCCTTCTGCGCGACGTCTGGCCGGGCGCGATGAAGGCCAAGCGCGATGCGGCCAAGGAACTCGTCGAGGATCTCGGCCACATTCACGATCTGACCGTACTCTCCGAACTGGTCGAGGCCGAACCACAGCTCTTCACCCGCAATGACGACCTGGCGCATCTGCTCGACATCATCATCTTCCGCCAGCAGGAGGACCGGCGGCAAGCGCTGATCAAAGCCGAAGCCGTCTTCGCCGATGATGCCGACGAGGAAGCCCAGCGCATCGAGCTTCTCTGGCTGATGGCCGGAAACTGA
- a CDS encoding Xylose isomerase domain protein TIM barrel (PFAM: Xylose isomerase domain protein TIM barrel; AP endonuclease 2 domain protein~KEGG: rec:RHECIAT_CH0003914 putative xylose isomerase domain protein): MKTIKGPGLFLGQFAGDTAPFNSWDAITKWAADIGYKGVQVPTWASQLIDLKKAATSKDYCDEFAGKARENGIEITELSTHLQGQLVAVHPAYDEAFDGFAAPEVRGNPKARQEWAVEQVKMALTASKNLGLKAHATFSGALAWPFIYPWPQRPAGLVETAFDELARRWTPILNHADENGIDVCYEIHPGEDLHDGITFEMFLERVKNHPRANMLYDPSHYVLQCLDYLDNIDIYKDRIKMFHVKDAEFNPTGRQGVYGGYQGWVERAGRFRSLGDGQVDFGAVFSKMTANNFDGWAVVEWECALKHPEDGAREGAEFVAAHIIRVTEKAFDDFAGSGTDQAANRRMLGL; the protein is encoded by the coding sequence ATGAAGACGATCAAGGGCCCCGGCCTTTTCCTTGGCCAGTTCGCGGGCGATACTGCTCCTTTCAACTCGTGGGACGCGATCACCAAATGGGCGGCCGACATCGGTTACAAGGGCGTCCAGGTGCCGACCTGGGCCAGCCAGCTGATCGATCTGAAGAAGGCTGCCACGTCCAAGGATTATTGCGACGAATTCGCCGGCAAGGCGCGTGAAAACGGCATCGAGATCACCGAACTCTCCACTCATCTGCAAGGACAGCTCGTCGCCGTTCACCCGGCCTATGACGAAGCCTTCGACGGGTTTGCTGCACCGGAGGTGCGCGGCAATCCGAAGGCGCGTCAGGAATGGGCGGTCGAGCAGGTCAAGATGGCACTGACGGCATCCAAAAACCTCGGTCTCAAGGCGCATGCGACCTTTTCCGGCGCGCTTGCCTGGCCCTTCATCTATCCCTGGCCGCAGCGTCCTGCCGGTCTGGTCGAGACTGCCTTCGACGAACTCGCCCGCCGCTGGACGCCGATCCTCAACCATGCGGACGAGAACGGTATCGACGTCTGCTACGAGATCCATCCGGGCGAGGACCTGCATGACGGCATCACCTTCGAGATGTTCCTGGAGCGGGTGAAGAACCATCCGCGCGCCAACATGCTCTACGATCCCTCGCACTACGTCCTGCAGTGCCTCGATTATCTCGACAACATCGACATCTACAAAGACCGCATCAAGATGTTCCACGTCAAGGATGCTGAGTTCAATCCGACCGGGCGCCAGGGCGTCTACGGTGGCTATCAGGGCTGGGTCGAACGCGCCGGCCGGTTCCGTTCGCTTGGCGACGGCCAGGTCGATTTCGGCGCGGTGTTCTCGAAGATGACGGCGAATAATTTCGATGGCTGGGCCGTGGTCGAATGGGAATGCGCGCTGAAGCATCCGGAGGACGGCGCCCGCGAAGGCGCCGAATTCGTTGCCGCCCATATCATCCGCGTGACCGAGAAAGCCTTCGACGATTTCGCCGGCAGCGGCACGGACCAGGCGGCGAACCGGCGGATGCTGGGGCTCTAG
- a CDS encoding oxidoreductase domain protein (PFAM: oxidoreductase domain protein; Oxidoreductase domain~KEGG: ret:RHE_CH03642 oxidoreductase protein): MAIEASSEQTREPRIRLGMVGGGAGAFIGAVHRIAARIDDQYDLIAGALSASPEKAIASGRDLGLDPSRTYSSYREMAIREAKLKNGIEAVAIVTPNHVHYDAAKEFLKRGIHVICDKPLTSNLADAKKLKKIADESGALFVLTHNYTGYPMVRQAREMIANGELGDIRVVQAEYPQDWLTEAVEQTGQKQAAWRTDPAQSGVGGSTGDIGTHAYNLAAFITGLELDSLAADLDSFVPGRRLDDNAHVMLRFKAKGSEKPAKGMLWCSQVAPGHENGLMVRVYGTKGGLEWTQKDPNYLWYTPFGEPKRLITRGGAGSGAAAGRVTRVPSGHPEGYLEAFATIYTEAAHAINARKKGKAVDKAVVYPTVDDGVKGVAFVEACVASSKRNGAWIKV; the protein is encoded by the coding sequence ATGGCAATCGAAGCATCATCCGAACAGACACGCGAGCCGCGCATCCGGCTCGGCATGGTGGGCGGCGGCGCGGGCGCGTTCATCGGCGCGGTGCACCGTATCGCGGCCCGCATCGACGATCAGTACGATCTCATCGCCGGCGCGCTGTCGGCTTCGCCCGAAAAGGCGATCGCATCCGGCCGCGACCTCGGCCTCGATCCGTCGCGGACCTATTCCAGCTATCGCGAGATGGCGATCCGCGAGGCGAAGCTGAAGAATGGCATCGAGGCGGTGGCGATCGTCACGCCGAACCATGTTCACTACGATGCAGCCAAGGAATTCCTGAAGCGCGGCATTCATGTCATCTGCGACAAGCCGCTGACATCCAACCTTGCCGATGCGAAGAAGCTGAAGAAGATCGCCGACGAGAGTGGGGCACTCTTCGTGCTGACGCATAATTACACCGGCTATCCGATGGTCCGCCAGGCGCGGGAGATGATCGCGAATGGTGAACTCGGCGACATCCGCGTCGTCCAGGCCGAATATCCGCAAGACTGGCTGACGGAAGCGGTCGAGCAAACCGGCCAGAAACAGGCTGCCTGGCGCACCGATCCGGCGCAGTCCGGCGTCGGCGGCTCGACCGGCGATATCGGCACCCATGCCTATAATCTCGCCGCCTTCATCACTGGCCTGGAGCTCGACAGCCTCGCCGCCGATCTCGATAGCTTCGTTCCCGGCCGCCGGCTGGACGATAATGCGCATGTCATGCTGCGCTTCAAGGCGAAGGGTTCGGAGAAGCCGGCCAAGGGCATGCTCTGGTGCAGCCAGGTTGCGCCCGGCCATGAAAACGGCCTGATGGTGCGTGTCTACGGCACCAAGGGCGGGCTGGAATGGACCCAGAAGGACCCGAACTACTTGTGGTACACGCCTTTCGGCGAGCCGAAGCGGCTGATCACCCGCGGCGGCGCCGGTTCAGGCGCGGCTGCCGGCCGTGTCACGCGCGTGCCATCAGGGCATCCGGAAGGTTATCTCGAAGCCTTTGCAACGATCTATACGGAAGCCGCGCATGCGATAAACGCCCGCAAGAAGGGCAAGGCCGTCGACAAGGCGGTGGTCTATCCCACAGTCGATGACGGCGTGAAGGGTGTGGCCTTCGTGGAAGCCTGCGTCGCGTCTTCGAAGAGGAACGGCGCCTGGATCAAAGTCTGA
- a CDS encoding diguanylate cyclase/phosphodiesterase (KEGG: ret:RHE_CH03639 putative sensory box/GGDEF family protein (nitrogen fixation positive activator protein-like)~TIGRFAM: diguanylate cyclase~PFAM: EAL domain protein; GGDEF domain containing protein; CHASE4 domain protein~SMART: EAL domain protein; GGDEF domain containing protein), producing MQTAGKSQSKGSGIGRHITVTGVLFSFAVIVAVVTIMVLTALERVAENSNVLDDERSRETTVGALKTFEDQLGATLDDYAAWDDAAVNVYAADGMAWTVSNYGEMSVNSSLFDMAIVIDGEKKAIMAYRDGKPMEEPLTDFFAPSLWTLFDTVKAAGPADRPQAIGFVTTKRGIAAVGVALVRKKSGALDVPAGQQRYLVFARHLDDDRVTALGQTYVIGGLRLAPPSFAADYLVPIVDPTGATLGKLVWISRSPGDIGYAQVRPMVIQALGLVGLFFVVLLVIGWLAGRRLKAEENSAREEALRDRLSGLSNRDGLGLAVDRFVVEARQTKRNVLLLYLDLDGFKEVNDSYGHGTGDQLIRAVAAGLAVLIPQGAVLARIGGDEFAIAFLSDSENAAALQLAEQILDFLVEPLEIGRRVVVVGASIGIAMSPSGTIGREELVRRSDLAMYKAKEAGRARMTLYDPSMDTDREQRNALELDLRIAIESGDLTLAYQPLIDAATHAMTGVEALVRWNRPGHGPVSPELFIPIAETSGLIESLGLFVLRKACETAKQWPELNVSVNVSPGQFRNPAFTDYVRYVLKQTEIEAGRITLEITEGYMIQNPQRTRQSIERLKGLGVKVALDDFGSGFSSIGYLRQFGFDRIKIDRSLVMGVNDKRQREMLQATVALARSLDIPVTAEGIETEEQAIAMRLFGCDCLQGYLFGKPVISELITEMLHERREAEPAARRRIDAA from the coding sequence ATGCAGACAGCCGGAAAGTCGCAGAGCAAGGGATCGGGAATAGGCCGTCACATCACCGTCACCGGCGTGCTTTTCTCCTTCGCAGTCATCGTCGCCGTCGTCACCATCATGGTGCTGACGGCGCTGGAACGCGTGGCCGAAAATTCCAATGTTCTCGATGACGAGCGCTCGCGCGAAACGACGGTCGGTGCATTGAAGACCTTCGAGGATCAGCTCGGCGCGACGCTCGACGATTACGCCGCCTGGGATGACGCTGCCGTCAACGTCTACGCGGCCGACGGTATGGCCTGGACGGTGAGCAACTACGGCGAGATGTCGGTCAACAGCTCGCTGTTCGACATGGCGATCGTCATCGATGGCGAGAAGAAGGCGATCATGGCCTATCGCGACGGCAAACCGATGGAGGAGCCGCTCACAGATTTCTTCGCGCCTTCGCTCTGGACCCTCTTCGACACGGTAAAGGCGGCCGGCCCGGCCGATCGTCCTCAGGCGATCGGTTTCGTCACCACCAAGCGGGGCATTGCCGCCGTCGGTGTGGCATTGGTGCGGAAAAAGTCCGGTGCGCTGGATGTGCCCGCCGGCCAGCAGCGCTATCTCGTTTTCGCCCGCCATCTCGATGACGACAGGGTGACCGCTCTCGGCCAGACCTATGTCATCGGCGGGCTGAGGCTGGCGCCGCCGAGTTTTGCGGCCGACTATCTTGTGCCGATCGTCGATCCGACGGGGGCAACGCTCGGCAAGCTGGTTTGGATCTCGCGTTCACCCGGCGATATCGGCTATGCACAGGTGCGGCCGATGGTCATCCAGGCGCTCGGCCTCGTCGGGTTGTTCTTCGTCGTGCTGCTGGTCATCGGCTGGCTTGCCGGCCGCCGCCTGAAGGCGGAGGAAAACAGCGCTCGCGAGGAGGCGCTGCGCGACAGGCTGAGCGGGCTTTCCAATCGTGATGGCCTCGGGCTGGCCGTCGATCGTTTTGTCGTCGAGGCACGCCAGACCAAGCGCAACGTGCTCCTCCTCTATCTCGACCTCGATGGCTTCAAGGAAGTCAATGACAGCTATGGCCATGGCACCGGCGACCAGTTGATCCGTGCGGTCGCGGCCGGGCTCGCTGTGCTCATTCCGCAGGGTGCCGTTCTCGCCCGCATCGGCGGCGATGAATTTGCCATCGCCTTTCTCTCCGACAGTGAGAATGCCGCCGCACTACAGCTTGCCGAGCAGATTCTCGATTTTCTTGTCGAGCCGCTGGAGATCGGTCGCCGTGTCGTTGTCGTCGGGGCAAGCATCGGCATTGCCATGTCGCCTTCCGGGACGATCGGGCGTGAGGAGCTGGTGCGCCGTTCCGACCTTGCCATGTACAAGGCGAAGGAAGCCGGCCGCGCGCGCATGACCCTCTACGATCCGTCGATGGACACCGATCGAGAGCAGCGCAACGCGCTGGAGCTCGATCTCCGGATCGCCATCGAAAGCGGCGACCTGACGCTGGCCTACCAGCCGCTGATCGATGCGGCGACGCATGCGATGACCGGCGTCGAAGCACTGGTGCGCTGGAACCGTCCGGGCCATGGCCCTGTTTCGCCCGAGCTGTTCATCCCGATCGCCGAGACCAGCGGCCTCATCGAATCGCTCGGTCTGTTCGTACTGCGCAAGGCCTGTGAGACGGCCAAACAATGGCCGGAACTCAACGTCTCGGTTAACGTCTCGCCCGGCCAGTTCCGCAATCCTGCCTTTACCGACTATGTGCGCTACGTACTGAAACAGACGGAGATCGAGGCCGGCCGCATCACGCTTGAGATCACCGAAGGCTACATGATTCAGAATCCGCAGCGCACCCGCCAGTCGATCGAACGGCTGAAGGGGCTGGGGGTCAAGGTGGCGCTCGACGATTTCGGTTCCGGCTTCTCGTCGATCGGTTATCTCAGGCAGTTCGGCTTCGACCGCATCAAGATCGACCGCTCGCTGGTCATGGGCGTCAACGACAAACGCCAGCGCGAGATGCTGCAGGCGACGGTGGCGCTCGCCCGCTCGCTCGACATTCCGGTGACGGCCGAAGGCATCGAGACCGAGGAGCAGGCGATAGCCATGCGCCTCTTCGGCTGCGACTGCCTGCAGGGCTATTTGTTCGGCAAGCCCGTGATATCAGAGCTTATCACCGAGATGCTGCACGAGCGACGTGAAGCGGAGCCGGCAGCCCGGCGTCGCATCGACGCAGCCTGA
- a CDS encoding Rhodanese domain protein (PFAM: Rhodanese domain protein~SMART: Rhodanese domain protein~KEGG: rec:RHECIAT_CH0003909 probable rhodanese-related sulfurtransferase protein), with translation MTDSPTHTSPFLVAALYHFVSVPRFADLQAPLQTLCEENGVKGTLLLAHEGINGTIAGPDAGIHAVLAFLRAQPEFSGLEHKESHASKMPFLRMKVKLKKEIVTMGVEDIDPNKVVGTYVAAKDWNALISDPDTIVIDTRNDYETAIGTFRGALDPKTKTFREFPDWVRANPGLHNKPKVAMYCTGGIRCEKATAFMKAEGFDEVYHLKGGILKYLEEVPQEESLWDGACFVFDERVSVEHGLKQGEHRLCHACRNPITAEEMISPLYEEGVSCSHCYHTRTEEDRLRYRQRQHQIALARRRGQRHIGS, from the coding sequence ATGACCGACAGCCCGACACACACCAGCCCGTTCCTCGTGGCCGCACTCTATCATTTCGTTTCTGTGCCGCGCTTTGCCGACCTGCAGGCGCCGTTGCAGACGCTTTGCGAGGAGAACGGCGTCAAGGGAACGCTGCTTCTGGCGCATGAAGGCATCAACGGCACGATCGCGGGCCCGGATGCCGGCATTCACGCCGTGCTTGCCTTCCTGCGCGCCCAGCCGGAATTTTCGGGCCTCGAGCACAAGGAAAGCCACGCCTCGAAAATGCCCTTCCTGCGCATGAAGGTGAAGCTGAAGAAGGAAATCGTCACCATGGGCGTCGAAGATATCGACCCCAACAAGGTGGTCGGCACCTATGTGGCGGCCAAGGACTGGAACGCGCTGATTTCCGATCCCGATACGATCGTCATCGACACCCGCAATGACTACGAGACAGCAATCGGCACTTTTCGCGGCGCGCTCGACCCAAAGACCAAGACGTTCCGCGAATTTCCCGATTGGGTGCGCGCAAATCCCGGTCTGCACAATAAGCCGAAGGTCGCCATGTACTGCACCGGCGGCATACGCTGCGAGAAGGCCACCGCCTTCATGAAGGCTGAGGGCTTCGACGAGGTCTATCATCTGAAGGGCGGCATCCTGAAATATCTGGAGGAAGTGCCGCAGGAGGAGAGTCTCTGGGATGGCGCCTGCTTCGTCTTCGACGAGCGTGTATCCGTCGAGCACGGGCTGAAGCAAGGCGAACACCGGCTCTGCCACGCTTGCCGCAACCCGATCACCGCCGAGGAAATGATCTCGCCGCTCTACGAGGAAGGCGTTTCCTGCAGCCACTGCTACCACACCCGCACGGAAGAAGACCGGCTGCGTTACCGTCAGCGTCAGCACCAGATCGCGCTCGCAAGAAGGCGCGGCCAACGACATATCGGTAGCTGA
- a CDS encoding adenylate cyclase (PFAM: adenylate cyclase~KEGG: ret:RHE_CH03636 hypothetical protein): protein MAKEIERKFLVRSDGWRAAVETKSVLRQGYIASMDDRSVRVRILDGRKARLTIKIGRSTITRDEFEYDIPIADAEELLRNAIGVVIEKTRYRVPHEDFVWEVDVFTGEHRGLVIAEVEMTSETDDPALPTWLGREVTGDFRYSNQALATEYGHDRHGLSHSA, encoded by the coding sequence ATGGCGAAAGAGATCGAGCGGAAGTTCCTTGTACGCAGCGATGGATGGCGTGCCGCTGTCGAGACGAAGTCCGTCCTCCGGCAGGGTTACATCGCCTCGATGGACGACCGTTCCGTGCGAGTGCGCATACTCGACGGCAGGAAGGCGAGACTGACGATCAAGATCGGCCGCAGCACCATCACCCGTGACGAATTCGAATACGACATCCCGATCGCCGATGCCGAAGAGCTGTTGCGCAACGCGATCGGCGTCGTCATCGAGAAAACGCGCTACCGCGTTCCGCATGAGGACTTCGTTTGGGAAGTCGACGTGTTTACCGGCGAGCATCGGGGACTGGTGATCGCCGAGGTGGAAATGACGTCGGAAACCGATGATCCCGCCCTGCCCACCTGGCTCGGACGCGAAGTGACCGGAGATTTCCGTTACTCTAACCAGGCCCTTGCCACAGAATACGGGCACGACAGGCATGGCCTATCGCATTCGGCCTGA